From the genome of Pseudomonas mohnii:
ACCAGTGTCTGAAGAATTCTATGGCCACGGTCGGTTCGTGTTGCGTGGTAGGCGCCAGTGCCTGTCCACCTGATGACATGCGCGGCGAGCAGCGACATGGATTTTCCGTAGTGACCGACGAAGTGCGCAACCTGGCGATGCGCACTTGGGAGCCGGCCAACTGATTCAGACTATGTTCGAAAACCACTCGCTCAGGGCCCACGAGGACCTTGAGCAGGTGGTTGTTCGAGGTACAGGCTCAGGCTCACTATCGGACCGCTTGCATGCTGCCCGTTTCGTTCAAGCGGATATGCCAGCTCAACGCCTGGTTGAGATCGTGAGGAGTATGCCCGCCCAAGCGGCAAGCAGCGGTGAAGTAATCGTTGAGTGCCTCCTGGTAGTCCGGGTGCACACAGTGATCGATGATGATTCTGGCTCGTTCCCGAGGCGCAAGCCCCCGCAAGTCAGCCAGTCCTTGTTCGGTTACCAGAATGTCGATGTCATGCTCTGTGTGGTCGACGTGGCTGACCATGGGCACTACGCGAGAGATTTTCCCGTCCTTGGCAATTGATTTAGTCACGAATATCGACAAGTGGGCGTTGCGGGCAAAATCCCCCGAGCCGCCAATGCCGTTCATCATGTGTGTACCGCCGACATGGGTGGAGTTGACGTTGCCATACAGGTCAAACTCCAGCGCGGTGTTGATGGCAATGATCCCTAGACGCCGGATGACCTCCGGGTGGTTGGAGATTTCCTGTGGGCGCAAGACCAGGCGCTCGGCGTATTGCCCCAGGTTCTTGAAGACCCGCTCGCCACAGGCACTGGAAAGGGTAATGGAGCACCCCGAGGCAAATTTCAGCTTGCCGGCATCCAGCAGATCAAAGGTGGAATCCTGCAATACCTCGGAATACTGAACCAGGTCGTTGAACGGGGCGTCGATCAAGCCGCACATCACTGCGTTGGCGATGGAGCCCACCCCCACTTGCAGCGGCGCCAGGTTTCTCGGCAGGCGCCCCATTTCCACCTCATTCTCGAAAAACCGAACCAGATGATTGGCAATGGCCTGAGTGTCGTTGTCAGGCGGCAACATGGGAACGGCCGCCTCAGCTGTGTTGCTGATAACGATGGCGGCGATGCGTGACGGGTCGATCTCGATAGCATGGCTGCCAATGCGGCTGTTTGACTGGAGAACAGGAATCGCGCCACGGTGTGGACGGTTCTGGGGTTGGTAGATGTCATGCAGCCCTTCAAAATGAGGACTGCTCGCCAGGTTGAGTTCAACGATGACCTGCTTGGCGGCCAGTGCCAGGCTGGCCGAGTTGCCCACCGACGAGGTGGGCACGATATGCCCCTGCTCAGTGATGCACACTGCCTCGATAACCGCGATATCCGGGGTCGGCAGGTAGCCACCGCGCAACTGCTCGACCACTTCCGAGAGGTGCTGGTCGATAAACATCACCTTCCCTTCGTTGATTGCCTTGCGCAACACAGGGTCGCCCTGAAAAGGCATGCGCCGGGCTAACAGACCCGCTTCGGCCATCAACCCGTCCAGACCATGGCCAAGGCTGGCGCCGGTGATCAGGTTGATTTTCAGCGGGTCGCGCCTGGCCTGTTCGATCAAGGCCAGGGAGACTGCCGTGGCGTCTCCGGCACCGCCAAAACCACTGATGCCGATGGTCATGCCGTCTTTAATGAGCAGGGCGGCCTGTGGTGCACTCATGATTTTGTCGTGCAGGGAAGCCAGCCGGATACGCGCAGCGTGCATGGAAAAAACCTCGAAGGTAGGGAATAGCAGGCGGGTCACCGGACATCTGCCACTCAACCGGTAATCACGCCCATTCCGGGCAGTGCCACTGAGAGGCACTGCTCGTCGGATTGTTCGTTAGTCTGGGCACAAGCGAAGGCCGAGACGATTAAGGCAGGCGTCGCCAAGGCGTGTGGCGAAGGCCATCACCTGGATCGCTCAGGCCCGCGCAGGGTCAGAACTGCTCATCGTCCAGCGCCATGATGCTTTTACTGCCACCGCCAATCGCCGCCAGCAGCGCGTGTACGCGAGGCAGCAGTTGCTCGGCATAGAAATTGGCAGTAATCAGCTTGGCACCCAGGAACTGCGGATCACCATTGCCCGAGTCCAGCAGAGCTTGAGCACTGAGTGCCGAGCGGGCCATCAACCAGCCGCCACTCAGGTAGCCGAACAGCATCATGAAATTGACGCTGATGCTGCCCGCCAGGTGGGCGTCGTTTTGGGCATTGTCGAGGAGCACGCGCAGAGCGGCGCGACCTGCGCACAAGGCATCGTCCAGTGCCTTGGCCTGATGGACCAATGTGGCCGAACCTTGTAGCTGGGCGACGGTTTCACCGATTTCGTCCAGTAAACGGGTGAGCAGTTCGCCTTGGTTGAGCAGGGTCTTGCGCCCGACCAAGTCCAGTGCCTGGATGCCGGTGGTGCCTTCATAAATGGTCAGGATACGGGCATCACGGTAGTGCTGGGCTGCGCCGGTTTCTTCGATAAACCCCATGCCGCCGTGAATTTGCACACCGAGCGAGGTCACCTCTTGCGCCATTTCTGTCAGCCACCCTTTAACGATAGGTGTGAGCAGGTCGACGCGACCTTGATGGACCTTCGCCGTCTCGGCGTCAGGCGCGTGAGCAGTGCGGTCCACTTCGGCAGCGGCCACCAACGCCAGGGCCCGCATCGCTTCGATGGACGACTTCATCTGAAGCAGCATGCGACGGACATCGGGGAAATGGATGATAGAGAAACGGCTGCCATCCTTGCGAGTGCCTTGCAGACGATCTTTTGCGTACTGACGCGCCTGCTGATAAGCCCGCTCCGAGATGGCCAGCCCTTGCAGGCCAACGCTTTGCCGGGCGTGGTTCATCATGGTGAACATGCAAGCCAACCCTTGGTGCGGTTCGCCCACCAGATAACCGATGGCTCCGCCGTTGTCGCCAAAGCTCATGACGCAGGTCGGGCTGCCGTGGATGCCCAGTTTATGTTCCAGGGAGATGCAGCGGGCATCGTTACGTGCGCCGGGCTCGCCTTGAGCATCCAGCAAGAATTTAGGCACCAGGAATAGGGAAATCCCTTTGACGCCGGCCGGTGCATCCGGCAGCCGGGCCAGTACCAGATGGACAACGTTGTCCGTCATCTGGTGGTCGCCCCAGGTGATAAAGATTTTTTGCCCGCTGATGAGGTAGTGGTCACCCTGAGGAATGGCGCGGCTCTTGATGGCGGCCAAATCCGAACCGGCATCGGGTTCGGTGAGGTTCATGGTGCCAGTCCATTCACCGCTGACCAGTTTGGACAGGTAAGCCTCGCGCAGGGCGGGCGAGCCATGGTGCGCGATCGCTTCAATCGAGCCTTGGGTCAGCATCGGACAGAGGGCGAAGGCCATATTGGCCGAGTGCCAGATCTCACTGACAGCGGTGCCAATCACGTTGGGGAGGTTTTGGCCGCCCCAGGCTTCAGCGGCGGTCAATGAAGGCCAGCCGCCAGCCTGGAATTGGTGGTAGGCGTCGGCGAACCCGGGAGCTTCCTGCACGCCTTGCTCATTCAGGCGCGAGCCTTGGGTGTCGCCAATCCGATTGAGTGGTGCCAATACCCCGGAGCCCAGTCGACCGGCTTCGGCCAGAATCGCGGAAACCAGCTCATCGTTGACGTCGTCCAGATGGGCCGACGCGCACAAGGCTTCAAACTCGACCAGTTCTTTGAGCACGAACGTGGTGTCGCGGTAGGGGTGGGTGTAATCACTCATTTTTGTTTCCTCACTAAAACGATGCGTTAGGCAGACCGCCTGTGTCAGCCACAGCGGGGCAAACGACTGGGTAATAACGGGCGTGCTTCAGTGTCGACCTGAGTCACGTCAGGCCTTGGCTGATAGCACTCGGTAATCGACTAAATTGGCCATGTTCACGGACCTCTTACTTCAAACGTTACGCACCAGGTGGCGCCGGTAATGACCACGGCGTCGCAGATGCAAAGACGTTCATTGGTGCCGTGCCCGGCCCGGGAACCGGCGCGGCAATTGGCGCGTATCGGGAAGGCTGTGCGTCGCAGCGGCGTACGTACACACTGCAACGGTGGCGCGCCGACTTGTCTAGCGTGCGGTTTTTCAGGCGGGATGCATCTGTTTCGGATGCCGTCACGTTCTGGCGGACGGTAACCGCGTCGACTACTTGCACGTGCACGGACGGGCTTCCTTGGAGGCAATAACAGCGCTCTGACCGGGTCAGACAGGCGTCTACAGGTGGCGGCTAGCTTCTATCGGGAGGCCCCTCGGCGACAATAACGAAACCAGTCTAAAAATAGACATTATCGGACAGCACTTAGGCGATAAACTGAACGTACACACAGCAGGAATCTGCCTCCGATGGGCATCGAACGCTATTCAATCTCTATCCATTTCGCCCGAATGCTGATGAATGCCGGCCACCGTCTTCAGCTCGACGAAGCGGTGCTGCTCAAGGAAGCTGGCCTTAACCAGCGCATGCTGGAAAATGCCCATCTGCGGATCACGCCTGACCAATTCAGCCGCCTGATGCGGGCCGTCTGGCGCCTGGCTGACGACGAGTTTCTTGGCATGGGCTCGCAACGCTGTCCACAGGGTGTCTTTGCCATCATGGCCAAACAGGTCATTCATTCGCACAACCTGCATTCGGTGTATTACAAGCTCAGCCACTTCTACAACGTGATCAATGACTCCCTGCATCTGTCACTCGACATCGTTGGCGATGAGGCGTTTTTTTCGATGGCGCTCAAGGACCCGGCCAAAGACCAGGATTACTTGTTGAGAGGTTTCCTGTTGCTGCTGTGGCATCGATTTCCCAGCTGGTTGATTGGCCAGCGGATCCCCCTGAAACAGGTCGCGTTTGACCATCCTGCACCCAAACACCTGACCGAATACCGCTTGATGTTTCCTTGCCCGGCGAAGTTCGACCAGGCCGTGACCTGCCTGGTGTTCGATGCCGCGATACTCACGGCACCGTTGGTGCAAACGCCCGAGACCCTCGGCCATCACTTGAAGCGGGCACCATTCGACTGGTTCACTCGCCCTGCCTATTACCCGGTTTATACACGGCGGGTACTGGATCATTTGGAGCGTTCCGAGGACCTGGCTGAAACAACCATTCAAAGTGCCGCCCTTGAATTGCACCTCACCGAGAGAACGCTCAGGCGAAAACTCGCGGCCGAAGGCAGCCAATTTCAACGACTCAAGGACGGAGTGCGTCGCGACATGGCGATCCACTACCTGAGCCAGACGTCGATGTCGATCAGCCTCATTTCCCAAATGCTGGGTTTTTCCGAGCCGTCCGCGTTCACCCGAGCGTTTCGGCAATGGACCGGCGAGCTACCCAAGAACTACCGAGACGTGGCGCGCCAAAAGAAATAGCCCTCAGTCTCTTTTCGGACGGTTCGGTGAGCTCTGCTGGTCTGAATCAATCGCTGCCCCGTTATCGCCGCCACCAAGCCCCGCCCTCCCCCCCGGCCCAGCCTCTTATCCATATTGCTACGCCGGTTTCCGCAAAAGACTTAATGCATCATGTTGTATAGTCTTTGGCCAAACTGCATCCGGTGATTCATGCCTTACCCCTTCGACGCGATCACTCACACCTATCTGGGCAGCAACGTTTACTCCCAACTGCGCAACGCCTTGATCACGGGCAGCCTCAAGCCTGATGATCGACTGCGCATCCGGGAGCTGGCCAGCCAGCTGGGAACAAGCGTCACCCCCGTGCGAGACGCCATTCTGCAACTGGCGAAAGAGAAAGCGCTGGTGCTCAAGACCCCCAAGGACATTCGAGTACCGGTGCTCGACAGTGCGGCCTATCTGGAAATCCGCACGCTAAGGTTGAATCTTGAAGGCCTTGGTGCCGAAACCGCCGCGCGGCTTGCAACCTCAAACGACCTTAAGCGCATCGACGCCAACATTCAGCTCAACCTCGAAGCCATCAACAATAGCGACCTTCCTGAAGCGCTACGCCTGAATAGCGAGTTTCACTTTTTGATCGCGGAAGCTGCACGCATGCCTTTGCTGCGCAGCTATCTGGACAGTCTGTGGATGCGCGCAGGACCGCTGATCGCACAGGCGTATGCGCATTTCTCCCTGACCATGGCCATTGAACACCATATCGAAGTACTCAATGCCCTGCGTCAGCAGGATGCGGCAGCCGCCAAACACGCAATCCAAGCGGACATTCTCGACGGCAATCAAAAAATGCTGGAGTTCATAGCCGTCAGTCAGGAAGCGGCTTCCTGACGAAACGATCCCTGATGCCCCTATTGACTACTTGCACGCCTGAAAACATGATGCATCAAACTTCAATTAC
Proteins encoded in this window:
- a CDS encoding succinate CoA transferase, whose translation is MHAARIRLASLHDKIMSAPQAALLIKDGMTIGISGFGGAGDATAVSLALIEQARRDPLKINLITGASLGHGLDGLMAEAGLLARRMPFQGDPVLRKAINEGKVMFIDQHLSEVVEQLRGGYLPTPDIAVIEAVCITEQGHIVPTSSVGNSASLALAAKQVIVELNLASSPHFEGLHDIYQPQNRPHRGAIPVLQSNSRIGSHAIEIDPSRIAAIVISNTAEAAVPMLPPDNDTQAIANHLVRFFENEVEMGRLPRNLAPLQVGVGSIANAVMCGLIDAPFNDLVQYSEVLQDSTFDLLDAGKLKFASGCSITLSSACGERVFKNLGQYAERLVLRPQEISNHPEVIRRLGIIAINTALEFDLYGNVNSTHVGGTHMMNGIGGSGDFARNAHLSIFVTKSIAKDGKISRVVPMVSHVDHTEHDIDILVTEQGLADLRGLAPRERARIIIDHCVHPDYQEALNDYFTAACRLGGHTPHDLNQALSWHIRLNETGSMQAVR
- a CDS encoding acyl-CoA dehydrogenase, producing MSDYTHPYRDTTFVLKELVEFEALCASAHLDDVNDELVSAILAEAGRLGSGVLAPLNRIGDTQGSRLNEQGVQEAPGFADAYHQFQAGGWPSLTAAEAWGGQNLPNVIGTAVSEIWHSANMAFALCPMLTQGSIEAIAHHGSPALREAYLSKLVSGEWTGTMNLTEPDAGSDLAAIKSRAIPQGDHYLISGQKIFITWGDHQMTDNVVHLVLARLPDAPAGVKGISLFLVPKFLLDAQGEPGARNDARCISLEHKLGIHGSPTCVMSFGDNGGAIGYLVGEPHQGLACMFTMMNHARQSVGLQGLAISERAYQQARQYAKDRLQGTRKDGSRFSIIHFPDVRRMLLQMKSSIEAMRALALVAAAEVDRTAHAPDAETAKVHQGRVDLLTPIVKGWLTEMAQEVTSLGVQIHGGMGFIEETGAAQHYRDARILTIYEGTTGIQALDLVGRKTLLNQGELLTRLLDEIGETVAQLQGSATLVHQAKALDDALCAGRAALRVLLDNAQNDAHLAGSISVNFMMLFGYLSGGWLMARSALSAQALLDSGNGDPQFLGAKLITANFYAEQLLPRVHALLAAIGGGSKSIMALDDEQF
- a CDS encoding AraC family transcriptional regulator produces the protein MGIERYSISIHFARMLMNAGHRLQLDEAVLLKEAGLNQRMLENAHLRITPDQFSRLMRAVWRLADDEFLGMGSQRCPQGVFAIMAKQVIHSHNLHSVYYKLSHFYNVINDSLHLSLDIVGDEAFFSMALKDPAKDQDYLLRGFLLLLWHRFPSWLIGQRIPLKQVAFDHPAPKHLTEYRLMFPCPAKFDQAVTCLVFDAAILTAPLVQTPETLGHHLKRAPFDWFTRPAYYPVYTRRVLDHLERSEDLAETTIQSAALELHLTERTLRRKLAAEGSQFQRLKDGVRRDMAIHYLSQTSMSISLISQMLGFSEPSAFTRAFRQWTGELPKNYRDVARQKK
- a CDS encoding GntR family transcriptional regulator, with amino-acid sequence MPYPFDAITHTYLGSNVYSQLRNALITGSLKPDDRLRIRELASQLGTSVTPVRDAILQLAKEKALVLKTPKDIRVPVLDSAAYLEIRTLRLNLEGLGAETAARLATSNDLKRIDANIQLNLEAINNSDLPEALRLNSEFHFLIAEAARMPLLRSYLDSLWMRAGPLIAQAYAHFSLTMAIEHHIEVLNALRQQDAAAAKHAIQADILDGNQKMLEFIAVSQEAAS